The sequence GCGGGCCGTCGACGGACTGTCGATGCAGGTCGCGAGGGGCTCTGTCACCGCAGTGCTCGGCCCCAACGGCGCTGGCAAGACCACGACGCTGGAGACCTGCGAGGGATACCGCCCGCCCCAGGCGGGAACGGTGCGGGTGCTTGGACTGGACCCGCAGCGACAGCGGCGTGAGCTGCTCCCCCGGATCGGGGTGATGCTGCAGGCCGGCGGCGCGTGGAGCGGCGTCCGGGCGATGGAGATGCTCGACCACATCGCCTCCCTGCACGCCCACCCCCTCGACACGGCGATGCTCAGCGACCGGCTGGGGCTGGCCGACTGCGGGCGCACCCCCTACCGGCGGCTGTCGGGCGGCCAGCAGCAGCGGCTCGGCCTGGCGATGGCGCTGGTCGGGCGCCCTGAGCTCGTGTTCGTCGACGAGCCGACGGCCGGGATGGACCCCCAGGCTCGGCGTACGACCTGGGAGCTGCTGGAGGAGATCCGTGAGGACGGCGTGACCGTGGTGCTGACCACCCACCACATGGACGAGGCCGAGCGGCTCGCGGACCTGATCCACATCATCGACCACGGTCGGCTGATCGCGTCGGGGTCGCCGACCGAGCTCACGAGCGGCGGTCGCGCGGCCACCATCCGACTCGTCGTGACCCGCCCGTTCCCCGAGGGCGCCCCGGAGTCGCTGCGTCGCGACCTCGCGCCCGGGACCGAGGTCAGCCAGCTCGGGGAGCGCAGCATGTTGATCACCGGACCCGCCGACGGCACCACCCTGGGCATCGTCTCGC comes from Nocardioides piscis and encodes:
- a CDS encoding ABC transporter ATP-binding protein, with the translated sequence MPSTSPAVEIEGLVMTYGDKRAVDGLSMQVARGSVTAVLGPNGAGKTTTLETCEGYRPPQAGTVRVLGLDPQRQRRELLPRIGVMLQAGGAWSGVRAMEMLDHIASLHAHPLDTAMLSDRLGLADCGRTPYRRLSGGQQQRLGLAMALVGRPELVFVDEPTAGMDPQARRTTWELLEEIREDGVTVVLTTHHMDEAERLADLIHIIDHGRLIASGSPTELTSGGRAATIRLVVTRPFPEGAPESLRRDLAPGTEVSQLGERSMLITGPADGTTLGIVSRWCENHDVVPESLALGRQNLEDVFLRLTGRELEG